Part of the Crossiella cryophila genome, CGGCGCTGGCCACGGCCTGCCAGCGGGATGTGTACCTGGTCAAGGAGAACGCGGGCGCCCGTTCGCTGGTGAGCTTCCCGTTCACCGCCCGCGGCACCTCGCCCGCGCCGACCCAGCTGGCCGGTCAGGGCCAGACCGGCACGATCTTCGGCATGGCCTACCGCAAGGCGGACAAGCGGCTGTTCTCCGGCGCCTTCGCCAAACGGCTCGCGCTCTACGGCCCCGGCGGCGCCGGCGCGATCTACGTGACCGCGGCTGGCGGGGCGACCACCCGGTTCGCCACCGTGCCGAACGCGGGCTCGACCGCACACGCGGTCGGCACCAACTTCGACGGCGGGTTCTACAGCGTCCCCGGCAAGGAGAGCCTCGGCGACCTCGAGATCTCCGACGACGGCAAGGACCTCTACGTCGTCAACATGGCGGACAAGAAGCTCTACGTCTACGACGCCACCGCGGCCACCGCGACCGCGCCGAAGGGTTCCTACGCCATCCCGGCGACGGCCTGTGCCGCCGCGGCCGACTGGCGGCCGGGCGCGCTGGGCGTCAAGGACGGCGTGGTCTACGTCGGCGGCGTCTGCTCTGGCGCGTCCAGCCAGAAGCTGTCCGATGTGAAGGGCGTGGTGTTTCCGTTCACCGGCAGCGCCTTCGGGGCCGCGGTGGTCAACAAGACGCTGGACTTCCAGCGTGGCGAGGCGTTCCGGGACACCGGCACGACCTGGCGCCCATGGCTGGACACCTGGGACCTGAACAAGATCCCGCACAGCCGGGCCGGGTTCGACCCTGGCTCCGAGAACACGGCCTACCCGCAGCCGCTGATGACCGACATCGGCGTGGAGAACGACGGCGACCTGGTGCTCGGCTTCCGGGACCGCTTCGGCGACCAGGTCGGCCAGCAGACCCCGTCCCCGGACGGCAGCGCCCGCGGCACCACCTACAACGCGGTGGTCGGCGGTGACTACAACCGGGTCTGCAAGCAGTCCGGTGGTGGCTTCGTCTGGGAGGGCGGCGCGGGCTGCCCGAACAACAACACCGGCTCGGACAACGGCGGCGAGCCGGACTCGGTGGTCGAGTACTACCCTGGCGAGTTCTTCAACCGGCACCAGGAGACCGGGATGGGCGCGGTGGCGATCGTGCCCGGCGCCTCCCGGATGCCCGCGACCGTGATGGACCCGGTGGACTACCGCGCCAGCGGCGTCGGCTGGTTCGACCGGGTCAACGGCACCATGCAGAACGACGAGCGCTCCAACGCCTACGAGGTCCTGGACGAGACCAGCGAGGGCTGGGGCAAGGCCAACGGCCTCGGCGACCTGGAGGCGCTCTGCGACCAGGCCCCGGTGCAGATCGGCAACCGGGTCTGGTTCGACGCCGACTCCGACGGCGTGCAGGACGGCGGCGAGCCCGCGCTGCCCGGGGTCAAGGTGACCCTGCTGGCCTGCGGCAGCACCACGGTGCTGGGCACCAAGACCACCGACGCCAAGGGCCAGTACTACTTCGGCGCGGCCGAGGGGGTGAAGCCGGAGAGCTGCTACACGGTGAAGTTCGACTACTCCGCCGCGGACACCTCAGGTCTGCCGGGGGCGCCACCACCGGCCACCCTGAACTGGACCGGCAAGGAGGCCGGGGCCAGCCGGACCGTGGACTCCAACGTCGACCCGGCCACCGGCGCCGCCACGGTCAACGTCGGCCCGGCAGGCGCGGACGATCACAGCGTCGACGCCGGTGTGACGGTCGCCCCGCCGAACAAGCTGGGCGACCTGGTCTGGGTGGACACCAACCGCAACGGCGTGCAGGACGCCGGGGAACCGCCGGTGCCCGGGGTCAAGGTGACCGCGAAGAAGCCGGACGGCAGCGCGGCGGGCACCGCGACCACCGACGCCACCGGCAAGTACCTGATCACCCCGTTGCCGGACGGCGCCTACACGGTCTGCTTCGACCTCTCCGGCCTCGCGCCCGAGTACCAGGGCTACCTGCCCACCAGGCCGAACGCCGGCGGTGACGACGCCAAGGACTCCGACCCGGATCCGGCCACCGGCTGCACCGCCAGCACCACGCTCGGCCCGGACAAGCGGGAAGACCTGACCCTGGACGCGGGTATCCGGCCGGGCAACCGGCTCGGCGACTACGTCTGGATCGACGCGAACAAGGACGGCGTCCAGGACGCGCCGGAGAGCCCGGTGCCGGGCGTGCCGGTGATCCTCAAGGACGGTTCGGGCGCGGTGGTCGGCAACACCACGACCAACGCGAGCGGGCAGTACCTGTTCGACAAGCTGAAGGACGGCACCTATCAGGTCTGCTTCGACCTGACCAAGCTGCCGGCCAGCGTCGGTGACTACGTGCCGACCAAGGCCAACGCGGGAACCGATGACGCGAAGGACTCCGACGCCGATCCGGCCACCGGCTGCACCGCGACGACCACGCTGAACATCGACAAGCCGGAGGACCTGACGCTGGACGCGGGTCTGATGCCGCCGGTGAACCAGCTGGGCGACTACGTGTGGATCGACACCAACAAGAACGGCCTCCAGGACGCGCCGGAGACGGGCGTCGAGGGGGTCAAGGTCACGCTGCTCAAGGGCGATGGCGCCGAGGTCGGCAGCACCAGCACGGACGCGAACGGCAAGTACCTGTTCACCGATCTGCCGGACGGCTCCTACCAGGTGTGCTTCAGCCTGAAGAGCCTGCCGCAGGCGGTGGCGGACTACCTGCCGACCACGCCCAACGCCGGTGCGGACACCGCCGACTCCGACGCCGACCCGGCCACCGGCTGCACCGAGGTGGTCGAACTGGGTGCGGGCAAGCGGCAGAACCTCACCCTGGACGCCGGTCTGGTCAGCCCGCCGAACAAGCTGGGTGACTACGTCTGGGTGGATGCCAACAAGAACGGTCTCCAGGACGCGGGCGAGAAGCCGGTGGCCGGGGTGACCGTGGTGGTCAAGAACGGCGGCGGCACGGAGGTGGGTCGCACCACCACCGATCCGCAGGGCAAGTACCTCTTCGACAAGCTGCCCGACGGCAAGTTCTCGGTCTGCTTCGACCTCAAGAGCCTGCCTGCCGACCTCGCCGACTACCAGCTCACCAAGCGCTACGCCGGTGACGACGGCACGGACTCCGACGCCGATCCGGCCACCGGCTGCACCGAGCCGGTGGACCTCGGACCGGGCAAGCGGGAGAACCTGACCCTGGACGCCGGGCTCACCAGCCCGGTGAACCGGCTCGGCGACTACGTCTGGATCGACGCCAACAAGAACGGCCTCCAGGACGCGGGCGAGATCCCCGTGGCCGGGGTGACCGCGGTGCTGCGTCCGGTCAACGGGCCGGAGCAGACCACCAAGACCGACGCGCAGGGCAAGTACCTGTTCACCGATCTGCCCGATGGTGGTTACCAGGTCTGCTTCGACGTCAAGAAGCTCCCGGCCAACGTCGGCGACTACACGCTGACCACGGCGAACACCGGTGACGATGCCAAGGACTCCGACGCGGACCCGGTCACCGGGTGCACGCCGGTGGTCCAGCTGGGCACCGGCAAGCGGGAGAACCTGACGCTGGACGCGGGCCTGGTGGCCCCGGTGAACCGCCTCGGCGACTACGTCTGGGTGGACACCAACCGCAACGGCGTCCAGGACCAGGGCGAACCCCCGGTGCCGGGCATCACCGTGAAGGTCAGCAACAAGGCTGGCGAAACGCTCACCACGAAGACCAACGAGCAGGGCAAGTACCTCTTCGAGGGGCTGCCCAACGGCCTCTACCAGGTGTGCTTCGACCTGAAGACGCTGCCTGCGGCCAACGCCGGCTACCTGCCAACCAGGCAGGACGCGGGCTCGGATGACGCGAAGGACTCCGACGCCAACGCCGACGGCTGCACCAACCCGGTGGAGCTGACCGTGGGCAAGCGCGAGGTGCTCACCGTCGACGCGGGTCTGCGCGAGCCGAACCGGCTCGGCGACTACGTGTGGGTGGATGCCAACAAGAACGGTCTCCAGGACGCGGGCGAGAAGCCGGTGGCCGGGGTGACCGCGGTGCTCAAGGACGCCACGGGCAAGCAGCTGGCGACCATGAAGACCGACGACAAGGGCAAGTACCTCTTCGGCAAGCTGCCGGATGGCACCTACCAGGTGTGCTTCGACGGCAAGTCGCTTCCCGCGCCCTACGGTGACTTCCAGGTCACCAAGCCGAACGCGGGCGCGGCGGATGTCGACTCCGATGTCGACCCGGCGACGTGGTGCACCAAGACCACGACGCTCGGCGTGGACAAGCCGGAGGACCTGACCCTGGACGCGGGCATCGCGGAGCCGGTCAACCGGCTCGGCGACTACGTGTGGGTGGACAAGAACGGCAACGGCCTGCAGGACCCGGATGAGCCAGGGGTGCCCGGCGTGCCGGTGAAGGTGGTCGACAAGGACGGCAAGACCGTCAAGGAGACCACCACCGGCAAGGACGGCAAGTACCTGGTGGAGGGCCTGCCGGAGGGCAGCTACACGGTCTGCTTCGGGCTGAAGAGCCTGCCGTCCGCGCTGGCCGGCTACACGCCGACCAAGGCGGCGGCCGGGGATCCGGCGAAGGACTCCGACGCCGATCCGGCCACCGGGTGCGCCAAGCCGGTCGCACTCGGACCGGGCAAGCGGGAGAACCTGACCATCGACGCGGGCCTGCTCGCGCCGAAGGTCGGACCCGGTCCCGGACCTGGGCCTGGCCCCGGTCCGCGGCCCGCTCCAGTGGTTGACCAGGGCAAGCTGGCCGACACCGGCGCCGATGTCGGGTGGCTGCTCGCACTGGGCCTGCTGGCCCTTGGCGGCGGCGCCGGGCTGATGCTGCTGGCCAGTCGGCGACGCCGACGCTCCGACAGCGTCTGACCTGGGCTAGCCAGCCAGTAGAAGCCGAAGGGCCGCCATCTCCCCAGATGGCGGCCCTTCTGTTGTCAGTCGTCCCCCTGGCAGGCCCCCTCGACCCGCCCCTGACACTGACTTCTTCTCTCCCGTCCACCCCCTCGTGCTGCCCGCGACGGCGGAGCAGGCACCCTGTGCACGGAAAAGACCTGGATGCGCCTCCGCCAGCCACACCGCGGGAGTGGCGGGGGAGGCGCACTTCCGGCTCCCACGACACACACTCTGCCCGGTACGGACCCGCCGAGACATCCGTGCGAATACCTACATCTCGCACGGGTTAACCCTTCGTGATCTGTTGGCTACTGAAGCGATACAGAACTTTCGGCGGCTTGTGTAATCGAATAACCTTGACCTGTAATCGAATACACAACGGAACGTAGTAAGTCAGATACACGACGGGGGACTTCCCCACCCACGTCTGGAGGATCGGGTCGTTGGCGACCATGAAGGACGTCGCACTACGTGCTGGCGTCTCCACCGCCACGGTGTCCCGGGTACTGAACGGCCATGCCGCGCCCACTGACGCCACTCGCGAACGCGTGCTCACCGCGGTCGCGGAGCTGGGGTACCGGCCCAACGTGCTGGCCCGGTCCCTGCGCATGCACAGCACCCAGACCCTGGGGCTGGTGATCAGCGATCTGCTGAACCCCTTCTTCGGTGAGATCGCCAGGGCGGTCGAGGACGAAGCGCGCAAGCACGGCTACTGCGTGGTCTTCGGCAACGCCGACGAGAGCGACGAGCAGCAGCGCCGCTATGTGCGCACGCTGCTGGACCGCCGGGTCGACGGCCTGCTGGTGTGCCCGGCCAGCGATGATCCGGAGTGGCTGGCCGAGGTCAACGACAGCGGGGTGCCGCTGGTGCTGCTCGACCGCGCGGTGCCGGCCAGCGACGCCCCGGTCATCCGGGCCGACGGCGTTGCCGCGCTGCGTGAGCTGGCCAAGCACCTGCTGAGCCTTGGGCACCGGCGGATCGGCGTGATCGCCGGACCGGAGAACACCAGCACCGGCCGGGAGCGGCTGGCCGCGTTCACCTCGGCACTGGCCGAGCTGGGCCTGGCCGCGCAGGCCACCCAGATCGCGCACGGCGACTTCCGCCGGGCCAGCGGCGCCAGGGCCACCGGCGAGCTGCTGGACCGCCCGGACGCGCCCAGCGTGCTGGTGGCGATGGACAACCTGATGGGCCTCGGCGCGCTCGAAGAGCTGCGCAGGCGGCGGCTGCGGCTGCCCCAAGACGTCGGCCTGGCCGTCTACGACGACCTGGCCTGGTTCCCGCTGTTCGATCCGCCGATCACGGTGATCGCCCAGCCCACCGAGGAGATGGGCAGCGCGGCAGTGCGCGAACTGCTCGGGCTCATCTCGGGCGAGCGCGCGAAGAACGTGAGTCTGTCGGCCAAGTTGATCGCCCGCGGCTCGTGTGGCGAACACGGAGGAATTGCATGAGCGTCCTGCTCCGCGTCGAAGGTGTCACCAAGCGGTTCACCGGCGCGCTCGCGCTGGCCGATGTGGATCTCGAGGTGCGCGCGGGTGAGGTGCACGTCCTGCTCGGTGAGAACGGGGCAGGCAAGAGCACGCTGGTCAAGGTGCTGGCCGGGGTGCACAAGCCGGATGCGGGGAAGGTGTTCCTGGCCGGCGAGCAGGTGAAGATCACCTCGCCGCTGCACGCCCGCGCGCTCGGCCTGGCCGTGATCTACCAGGAGCTGACCCTGGTCGGGCAGCTCTCGGTGGCGGAGAACCTGTTCCTCGGCCGCCAGCCGCGCCGCTTCGGCGTCATCGACCACCGGCGGATGCGCCGGGACGCGGTGCCGCTGCTGGACCGGGTCGGGCTCAAGGTCGACCCGGCCACCCCGCTGAGCAAGCTGGGCATCGCCCAGCAGCAGATGGTGGAGATCGCCCGCGCGCTGGACCAGGACGCCCGGATCCTGGTGCTGGACGAGCCGACCGCGGTGCTCACCGAGAGCGAGACCGACCGGCTGCTGGAGATCATGGACCAGCTCCGGCGGCAGGGCGTCGGCCTGGTGTTCATCACCCACCACCTGGAGGAGATCCGCCGGATCGCGGACCGGATCACCGTGCTGCGTGACGGGCGCAGCGTGGGCGTGCTGCCTGCCGGGTCCACCGAGGACGAGATGGTCCAGCTGATGGTCGGGCGGACCATCGAGGAGCAGTACCCCCGGCGGGCCGAGGAGGGCGGCGCGGTCGCGCTCAAGGTGCACAAGCTGTGCCGCAAGGGCGCGTTCGCCGATGTCTCCTTCGAGGTCAAGGCCGGTGAGGTGCTCGGCATCGCCGGGCTGGTCGGCTCCGGCCGAACCGAGGTGGCCCGCGCGGTCTTCGGCGTGGACGGCTACGACTCGGGCCAGGTCGAGGTGGCCGGGCGGAAACTGCCCGCGGGCAACGTGCAGGCCACCATGCGGGCCGGGTTGGGCCTGGTGCCGGAGGACCGCAAGGGCCAGGGCCTGGTGCTGACCTCCAGCGTGGGGGAGAACCTGGGCCTGGTGACCCTGCGCGGGACCAGCCACCTCGGCCTGATCGACCGGCGCGGGCAGGCCCGCAAGGCCGAGGAGATCTCCGGCAAGCTGCGGGTGCGCTGCGCCGGGCTGGGCCAGACCGTCAAGGAACTCTCCGGCGGCAACCAGCAGAAGATCGCCATCGGCAAGTGGCTGCTGGCCGACCCGCAGGTGCTCGTGCTCGACGAGCCGACCCGCGGCGTGGACGTGGGCGCCAAGGTCGAGATCTACGAGCTGATCAACCAGATGACCGCCAACGGGCGCGCGGTGGTGCTGATCTCCAGCGACCTGCCCGAGGTGATCGGGATGAGCGACCGGGTGCTGGTGATGGCCGGCGGCCGGGTGGCGGGCGAACTCAGCGCGGCCGAGGCCACCCAGGACGCGGTGATGGCACTGGCCGTCTCCGACCCGGCTGCCCGGCGCCGGGTGCCCAGCTTCAGCGCGGCCTGGAACGAGGCCGAGCAGGCTGAGCAGCTCGACGCGCAGAACCGGCAGGACCAGGACGAACCCGGCGGGATCACCGTCGACAGCACTCGGGAGCAGCGGGCATGACCACCACCACCGGAACCACACGGCGGCGGAAAGGGCCCGACATCGGGCGGCTGCTCTCCGACAACGGCGCGCTCGGCGGCCTGCTGCTGCTCGTGGTCACCCTGAGCCTGCTCACCCCGACCTTCCTGACCGCGCAGAACCTGCTCAACGTGGGTGTGCAGGCCGCGGTGGTCGCGGTGCTCGCCTTCGGCCAGACCTTCGTGATCGTCTCCGCCGGTGTCGACCTCTCGGTCGGCAGCGTGGCGGCGCTCTCGGGCATCGTGGCCGCCTACACCGCGGCCGAGACCGGTCTGCCCGGCTGGCTGGCGCTGATCGCCGGGCTCGGCGTCGGCGCGCTGGCCGGCCTGATCAACGGCGTGCTGGTCAGCTACGGCAGGCTGCCCGCCTTCATCGCCACCCTGGCCATGCTCAGCGTGGCCCGCGGCCTGACCCTGGTGGTCTCCCAGGGCGCGCCCAAGGTCACCCCGGACGAGGTGACCTTCCTCGGCTCCACCATCGGGGACTTCCTGCCCGTGCCGCTGCTGGTAATGCTCGGTGTGCTGGCTCTCACAAGTTTCATCCTCAACCGGACCTACCCGGGCCGCACGATGTACGCGATCGGCGGAAACGAGGAGGCGGCGATGCTCTCCGGCATCGACGTCCGCAAGAACAAGCTGATCATCTACGCGCTGTCCGGGCTGTTCGCGGGCATCGCGGGCATCCTGCTGGCCGGTCGGCTCGGCTCGGCCGGGCCGCAGGCCGCGGTCGGGTACGAGCTGGACGCGATCGCCGCCGTGGTCATCGGCGGCGCCTCCCTTTCGGGCGGAGTCGGCAGAGCCAGCGGCGCTTTCGTCGGAGCTCTGGTCCTCGCGGTATTGCGCAACGGGCTCAACCTGGTCCAGGTTTCTCCTTTCTGGCAACAGGTCGTGATCGGCGTGGTGATCGCCGTGGCCGTCCTGGTTGACACTCTTCGCCGCCGCAGTCGCTGACCGATGAGGACCAGCAGAAAGGGAAACTCCGCAATGAGGCACTCCAGGCGGGCCATCCTCGCCGCCGCGACCGCCGCCGCACTCGTGTTCGTCGCCGCCTGCGACCCGAGCAGTGACGCGAACACCCCGGCCCCCGGTGGGGAGATCGTGATCGGTTTCGCGTCCTCCACCCTGACCAACCCCTTCTTCCTCCAGCTCAAGGAGGGCGTCCAGCAGGGCGAGAAGGAGCAGGGCGTCAAGGTCATCTACATGGACGCCAACAACGACGCGACCACGCAGCTCACCCAGGTGCAGAGCCTGGTGAGCCAGCGGGTCAAGGCGATCCTGCTCAACCCGGTGGACACCGAGCAATCCAAGCCCGCGGCCATCGCGGCGGAGAACGCGCGCATCCCGCTGGTCGCGGTGGACCGCGCGGTCACCGGTGGCCGGGTGATCTCGGAGGTCTCCTCGGACAACGTGCAGGGCGGGGTCGAGGCGGCGGCCGCGCTGGCCAAGGCCACCGGTCCCGGCGAGGTGCTGCACCTGCAGGGCCTGCTGGGCACCTCGGCCAGCCGGGACCGCGGGGAGGGCTTCCAGCAGGGTCTGGCGCTGCGCTCCAGTGTCCGCATCGCGCTGTCCAAGACCGCCGAGTTCGACCGGGCCAAGGGCATGTCGGTGACCACCGACATGATCACCGCCAAGTCCGGGGTGAAGGGCCTCTTCGCCGAGAACGACGACATGGCGCTGGGCGCGGTCCAGGCACTTGGCGAGCGCGCGGGCAAGGACTTCCAGATCGTCGGCTTCGACGGCACGCCGGAGGCGCTGGCCGCGGTGGACAGCGGCAAGATGGCCGCCACTGTGGCCCAGCAGCCGAAGGAACTGGGCCGTCAGGCGGTTGAGCAGGCGGTTCGCTACCTCAAGGGTCAGACCGTCCGGAACCTCATCGAGATCCCGGTCCGGGTCGTCACCAAGGCGAACGTCCGAGAGTTCCTGAACAACTGAGCACCAGTCACACCCTTTGAGTTCCACCGGCCCCCACCCGGTAGGTAAGGAAAGGTAACCCCGAATGAAGATGCTCAACCGCGCCGTGTTCGCCACCCTGGCGGCGTCGACCCTGGCGTTCACCGCGGCATGCGGCGGCGGCGCCGGCACCGGCAACTCCGGTTCCGGTGAGACCGTGATCGGCGTGACCCTGTCGACGCTGTCCAACACCTTCTTCACCACCCTGCGGGACGCGGCGCAGAAGGCCGCGGACGGCGCCAAGGTGAAGCTGGTCGTCCAGGACG contains:
- a CDS encoding ABC transporter permease, with product MTTTTGTTRRRKGPDIGRLLSDNGALGGLLLLVVTLSLLTPTFLTAQNLLNVGVQAAVVAVLAFGQTFVIVSAGVDLSVGSVAALSGIVAAYTAAETGLPGWLALIAGLGVGALAGLINGVLVSYGRLPAFIATLAMLSVARGLTLVVSQGAPKVTPDEVTFLGSTIGDFLPVPLLVMLGVLALTSFILNRTYPGRTMYAIGGNEEAAMLSGIDVRKNKLIIYALSGLFAGIAGILLAGRLGSAGPQAAVGYELDAIAAVVIGGASLSGGVGRASGAFVGALVLAVLRNGLNLVQVSPFWQQVVIGVVIAVAVLVDTLRRRSR
- a CDS encoding sugar ABC transporter ATP-binding protein; protein product: MSVLLRVEGVTKRFTGALALADVDLEVRAGEVHVLLGENGAGKSTLVKVLAGVHKPDAGKVFLAGEQVKITSPLHARALGLAVIYQELTLVGQLSVAENLFLGRQPRRFGVIDHRRMRRDAVPLLDRVGLKVDPATPLSKLGIAQQQMVEIARALDQDARILVLDEPTAVLTESETDRLLEIMDQLRRQGVGLVFITHHLEEIRRIADRITVLRDGRSVGVLPAGSTEDEMVQLMVGRTIEEQYPRRAEEGGAVALKVHKLCRKGAFADVSFEVKAGEVLGIAGLVGSGRTEVARAVFGVDGYDSGQVEVAGRKLPAGNVQATMRAGLGLVPEDRKGQGLVLTSSVGENLGLVTLRGTSHLGLIDRRGQARKAEEISGKLRVRCAGLGQTVKELSGGNQQKIAIGKWLLADPQVLVLDEPTRGVDVGAKVEIYELINQMTANGRAVVLISSDLPEVIGMSDRVLVMAGGRVAGELSAAEATQDAVMALAVSDPAARRRVPSFSAAWNEAEQAEQLDAQNRQDQDEPGGITVDSTREQRA
- a CDS encoding substrate-binding domain-containing protein; translated protein: MRHSRRAILAAATAAALVFVAACDPSSDANTPAPGGEIVIGFASSTLTNPFFLQLKEGVQQGEKEQGVKVIYMDANNDATTQLTQVQSLVSQRVKAILLNPVDTEQSKPAAIAAENARIPLVAVDRAVTGGRVISEVSSDNVQGGVEAAAALAKATGPGEVLHLQGLLGTSASRDRGEGFQQGLALRSSVRIALSKTAEFDRAKGMSVTTDMITAKSGVKGLFAENDDMALGAVQALGERAGKDFQIVGFDGTPEALAAVDSGKMAATVAQQPKELGRQAVEQAVRYLKGQTVRNLIEIPVRVVTKANVREFLNN
- a CDS encoding SdrD B-like domain-containing protein; translation: MTDPSGGSASATTAADGTVTVPLGNVSGGKYRVEASIPESMSYLKPAPAGGSLSSLTEFVDVSGRKNVTVTMGVWNPADYCQANPALATACQRDVYLVKENAGARSLVSFPFTARGTSPAPTQLAGQGQTGTIFGMAYRKADKRLFSGAFAKRLALYGPGGAGAIYVTAAGGATTRFATVPNAGSTAHAVGTNFDGGFYSVPGKESLGDLEISDDGKDLYVVNMADKKLYVYDATAATATAPKGSYAIPATACAAAADWRPGALGVKDGVVYVGGVCSGASSQKLSDVKGVVFPFTGSAFGAAVVNKTLDFQRGEAFRDTGTTWRPWLDTWDLNKIPHSRAGFDPGSENTAYPQPLMTDIGVENDGDLVLGFRDRFGDQVGQQTPSPDGSARGTTYNAVVGGDYNRVCKQSGGGFVWEGGAGCPNNNTGSDNGGEPDSVVEYYPGEFFNRHQETGMGAVAIVPGASRMPATVMDPVDYRASGVGWFDRVNGTMQNDERSNAYEVLDETSEGWGKANGLGDLEALCDQAPVQIGNRVWFDADSDGVQDGGEPALPGVKVTLLACGSTTVLGTKTTDAKGQYYFGAAEGVKPESCYTVKFDYSAADTSGLPGAPPPATLNWTGKEAGASRTVDSNVDPATGAATVNVGPAGADDHSVDAGVTVAPPNKLGDLVWVDTNRNGVQDAGEPPVPGVKVTAKKPDGSAAGTATTDATGKYLITPLPDGAYTVCFDLSGLAPEYQGYLPTRPNAGGDDAKDSDPDPATGCTASTTLGPDKREDLTLDAGIRPGNRLGDYVWIDANKDGVQDAPESPVPGVPVILKDGSGAVVGNTTTNASGQYLFDKLKDGTYQVCFDLTKLPASVGDYVPTKANAGTDDAKDSDADPATGCTATTTLNIDKPEDLTLDAGLMPPVNQLGDYVWIDTNKNGLQDAPETGVEGVKVTLLKGDGAEVGSTSTDANGKYLFTDLPDGSYQVCFSLKSLPQAVADYLPTTPNAGADTADSDADPATGCTEVVELGAGKRQNLTLDAGLVSPPNKLGDYVWVDANKNGLQDAGEKPVAGVTVVVKNGGGTEVGRTTTDPQGKYLFDKLPDGKFSVCFDLKSLPADLADYQLTKRYAGDDGTDSDADPATGCTEPVDLGPGKRENLTLDAGLTSPVNRLGDYVWIDANKNGLQDAGEIPVAGVTAVLRPVNGPEQTTKTDAQGKYLFTDLPDGGYQVCFDVKKLPANVGDYTLTTANTGDDAKDSDADPVTGCTPVVQLGTGKRENLTLDAGLVAPVNRLGDYVWVDTNRNGVQDQGEPPVPGITVKVSNKAGETLTTKTNEQGKYLFEGLPNGLYQVCFDLKTLPAANAGYLPTRQDAGSDDAKDSDANADGCTNPVELTVGKREVLTVDAGLREPNRLGDYVWVDANKNGLQDAGEKPVAGVTAVLKDATGKQLATMKTDDKGKYLFGKLPDGTYQVCFDGKSLPAPYGDFQVTKPNAGAADVDSDVDPATWCTKTTTLGVDKPEDLTLDAGIAEPVNRLGDYVWVDKNGNGLQDPDEPGVPGVPVKVVDKDGKTVKETTTGKDGKYLVEGLPEGSYTVCFGLKSLPSALAGYTPTKAAAGDPAKDSDADPATGCAKPVALGPGKRENLTIDAGLLAPKVGPGPGPGPGPGPRPAPVVDQGKLADTGADVGWLLALGLLALGGGAGLMLLASRRRRRSDSV
- a CDS encoding LacI family DNA-binding transcriptional regulator; protein product: MKDVALRAGVSTATVSRVLNGHAAPTDATRERVLTAVAELGYRPNVLARSLRMHSTQTLGLVISDLLNPFFGEIARAVEDEARKHGYCVVFGNADESDEQQRRYVRTLLDRRVDGLLVCPASDDPEWLAEVNDSGVPLVLLDRAVPASDAPVIRADGVAALRELAKHLLSLGHRRIGVIAGPENTSTGRERLAAFTSALAELGLAAQATQIAHGDFRRASGARATGELLDRPDAPSVLVAMDNLMGLGALEELRRRRLRLPQDVGLAVYDDLAWFPLFDPPITVIAQPTEEMGSAAVRELLGLISGERAKNVSLSAKLIARGSCGEHGGIA